A genomic stretch from Candidatus Hydrogenisulfobacillus filiaventi includes:
- a CDS encoding putative stage IV sporulation protein (Evidence 3 : Putative function from multiple computational evidences), producing MMSGAAGRYWGGWVRVQVRGRPPAPEALVSALAARGLRLYRVLREPDGLSFTLPLAAVRLLPELRRRYRVSVRFGDRGGLPFRLRDLGRRPFLPAGSAAAAVLGWWLAGHVWVVATPGLSGGERAQVLAAAAAAGLRPGVPAGAVEPRRVARRMLAALPRAAWVGVELHGVEATVRVLPLVPAPAAGLPPRLVARTGGTVTRVEVFMGRPAVRPGEAVRRGQTVIEGVPTGIGSGQETPARGEVWARVPLRAVVRQPLRATEWVPGPGLVRRYAVEWDGHRYPLPAPGPVPFVRWQAETVVRPWSWRGQPLAGAWITVLYRQMVPKTVRLPPQAAAARALARAEAELNRRLAEAAPASPRVVARERRILRGREAVEVRLTWVVEEQIAIGPGEGPAP from the coding sequence GTGATGAGCGGGGCAGCGGGCCGCTACTGGGGCGGTTGGGTGCGGGTGCAGGTGCGGGGGCGCCCCCCAGCGCCGGAGGCCCTGGTCAGTGCCCTGGCCGCCCGCGGCCTGCGCCTGTACCGCGTGCTGCGGGAACCGGACGGCCTGAGCTTCACCCTGCCCCTGGCGGCGGTGCGGCTGCTGCCGGAGCTGCGCCGGCGCTACCGGGTTTCGGTGCGGTTCGGGGACCGGGGTGGCCTGCCCTTCCGGCTGCGGGACCTCGGCCGCCGGCCCTTCCTGCCGGCGGGGTCGGCGGCGGCGGCGGTCCTGGGCTGGTGGCTGGCCGGCCACGTCTGGGTGGTGGCCACCCCCGGCCTGAGCGGCGGGGAACGGGCGCAGGTCCTGGCGGCTGCGGCCGCCGCCGGCTTGCGGCCGGGGGTGCCGGCGGGGGCGGTGGAGCCGCGCCGGGTGGCGCGGCGCATGCTGGCGGCATTGCCGCGCGCGGCCTGGGTAGGGGTGGAACTGCACGGGGTGGAGGCCACGGTACGGGTGCTGCCGCTGGTACCGGCACCGGCGGCGGGGCTGCCGCCGCGGCTGGTGGCGCGCACCGGCGGCACCGTCACCCGGGTGGAGGTGTTCATGGGGCGGCCGGCGGTCCGGCCCGGCGAGGCGGTGCGCCGGGGGCAGACCGTGATTGAAGGGGTGCCGACCGGGATCGGCAGCGGGCAGGAGACCCCCGCCCGCGGGGAGGTGTGGGCGCGGGTGCCGCTGCGGGCGGTGGTGCGCCAGCCGCTCCGGGCCACGGAATGGGTGCCGGGGCCCGGCCTGGTGCGGCGCTATGCGGTGGAGTGGGATGGGCACCGTTACCCCTTGCCGGCTCCCGGCCCGGTGCCTTTTGTCCGCTGGCAGGCGGAGACGGTGGTGCGGCCCTGGTCCTGGCGGGGCCAGCCGCTCGCAGGGGCGTGGATTACGGTATTATATAGACAGATGGTGCCGAAGACCGTCCGCCTTCCTCCCCAGGCGGCCGCGGCCCGGGCCCTGGCCCGGGCGGAGGCGGAGCTCAACCGGCGCCTGGCGGAGGCGGCCCCCGCCTCCCCGCGGGTGGTGGCGCGCGAGCGCCGTATCCTCCGGGGTCGGGAGGCGGTGGAGGTCCGGCTGACCTGGGTGGTGGAGGAGCAGATTGCCATCGGGCCCGGCGAAGGGCCCGCGCCATAG
- a CDS encoding protein of unknown function (Evidence 5 : Unknown function), which translates to MGVDPQAILEGTLGGRWDWEELEARAAALVRPPVERRVGILPVPAPRRRGAPPAPDAAAAALPPGAEVVEPGGIPAPGLEPAYWAAWARAAGQRALVRGFPVPAWATWAGAGGGALTDLAARLRQAGVRELAPALLQPAHLTLARRLTAAGLVPAVALPVDGSRPARALADTLRELAAPGAPAWVRLRLEPCRQPGREPPLALLGRAVLAARLLLPVAELAVRAEHLDADARWVLNRLGAQAFESLPGGEGGEPR; encoded by the coding sequence ATGGGGGTGGACCCGCAGGCGATCCTGGAAGGGACCCTGGGCGGCAGGTGGGACTGGGAAGAGCTGGAGGCCCGGGCCGCGGCCCTGGTGCGCCCCCCCGTGGAGCGGCGGGTGGGGATCCTGCCGGTGCCGGCGCCGCGCCGGCGGGGTGCGCCCCCCGCCCCCGATGCGGCCGCGGCTGCCCTCCCTCCCGGGGCGGAGGTGGTAGAGCCGGGGGGCATCCCCGCCCCCGGCCTGGAGCCCGCCTACTGGGCGGCCTGGGCCCGCGCCGCCGGACAACGGGCGCTGGTGCGGGGCTTTCCGGTCCCCGCCTGGGCCACCTGGGCCGGGGCCGGAGGGGGGGCCCTGACCGACCTGGCCGCCCGCCTGCGCCAGGCCGGGGTGCGGGAGCTGGCGCCGGCACTCTTACAGCCGGCCCACCTGACCCTGGCCCGCCGCTTGACCGCCGCCGGCCTGGTCCCGGCCGTCGCCCTCCCCGTCGACGGCAGCCGGCCGGCGCGGGCCCTGGCCGACACCCTGCGCGAGCTGGCCGCCCCCGGCGCCCCCGCCTGGGTGCGCCTCCGCCTGGAACCCTGCCGGCAACCGGGCCGGGAACCGCCCCTGGCCCTGCTGGGCCGGGCGGTGCTGGCCGCCCGCCTGCTGCTGCCGGTCGCCGAGCTGGCGGTGCGGGCGGAGCACCTGGATGCCGACGCCCGCTGGGTGCTCAACCGCCTGGGCGCCCAGGCCTTTGAATCCCTGCCCGGCGGGGAAGGAGGGGAACCCCGGTGA
- a CDS encoding conserved exported protein of unknown function (Evidence 4 : Unknown function but conserved in other organisms), with translation MTWRRLAALGAAVVGLLACSGSAPVPAPPGAAALYSRGGSLWLQPLSAAGRPRGAPVRLGRLGLAGPWNLAVAWRGGVAVATGRRLLWWRPGRLRTLATAPSGCALMGVARGRRRLWRLEACPARRTETVEAGGMAPRRLPSGIPYLFAGPGGHPAALLTRPRSGVLLLLGGAGAGWRRRLPVPPVGTAIWNGRAFLVPLWAGAGHIRLARVPLRGPLHLGPAAPPVLTPLAVGGRPGWVLTAAGLERPGATAPALSWPAPPAQTPWPAGQAGGWLLIQDGFSQGFWFAPAAGTFGGELRWSLPPGAVGRALVPYGAGGR, from the coding sequence GTGACCTGGCGGCGGCTGGCGGCGCTGGGGGCCGCGGTGGTGGGGCTTCTGGCCTGCTCGGGGTCGGCTCCGGTGCCGGCTCCTCCCGGGGCGGCGGCCCTTTACAGCCGGGGCGGCAGCTTGTGGCTGCAGCCCTTGAGCGCGGCTGGGCGTCCGCGGGGCGCGCCGGTGCGGCTGGGACGGTTGGGCCTGGCCGGACCCTGGAACCTGGCGGTGGCTTGGCGGGGCGGGGTGGCGGTGGCCACCGGCCGCCGCCTGCTGTGGTGGCGGCCCGGCCGGCTGCGGACCCTGGCAACCGCCCCTTCCGGCTGCGCCCTCATGGGAGTGGCGCGGGGCCGCCGCCGGCTCTGGCGTCTGGAGGCCTGCCCGGCCCGGCGGACGGAGACGGTGGAGGCCGGCGGGATGGCCCCCCGCCGCCTGCCGTCCGGCATTCCCTACCTTTTTGCCGGGCCCGGAGGGCATCCCGCCGCGCTCCTCACCCGCCCGCGCAGCGGGGTGCTACTGCTGCTGGGCGGGGCCGGGGCGGGCTGGCGGCGGCGTCTGCCGGTCCCGCCGGTGGGGACCGCCATCTGGAACGGCCGGGCCTTCCTAGTGCCCTTGTGGGCGGGGGCCGGCCATATCCGCCTGGCCCGGGTTCCCCTGCGGGGGCCTCTGCACCTGGGGCCGGCTGCGCCGCCGGTCCTGACGCCGCTGGCGGTAGGGGGCCGTCCGGGTTGGGTGCTGACCGCCGCCGGGCTGGAGCGGCCGGGAGCCACCGCCCCGGCCCTATCCTGGCCTGCCCCGCCGGCACAGACCCCCTGGCCGGCCGGGCAGGCCGGGGGCTGGCTGCTCATCCAGGACGGCTTCAGCCAGGGGTTCTGGTTTGCCCCCGCCGCAGGGACCTTCGGGGGCGAGTTGCGCTGGTCGCTGCCCCCGGGGGCGGTGGGCCGGGCGCTGGTGCCTTACGGCGCGGGGGGCAGGTAG
- a CDS encoding Sporulation protein, with product MATAGRTGTWARLSRVLDVPPEVFLNVPRVELVGRLQLRLENHRGLEFFLPTRLVLATDEGRVLIEGRDLAIGWIDRGEVLVTGQVQAVRFLEARKR from the coding sequence TTGGCGACGGCGGGCAGAACCGGGACCTGGGCCCGTCTCAGCCGGGTGCTGGACGTGCCCCCCGAGGTGTTCCTGAACGTGCCCCGCGTGGAACTGGTGGGCCGTCTCCAGCTGCGGCTGGAGAACCACCGGGGCCTGGAGTTTTTCCTGCCTACCCGCCTGGTGCTGGCCACCGACGAGGGGCGGGTGCTGATTGAAGGGCGGGACCTCGCCATCGGCTGGATCGACCGGGGCGAGGTGCTGGTGACGGGCCAGGTGCAGGCGGTGCGCTTTCTGGAGGCGCGCAAGCGGTGA
- the rpsU gene encoding ribosomal protein S21 (Evidence 2a : Function from experimental evidences in other organisms; PubMedId : 12682299, 22720735, 23002217, 25035996; Product type s : structure) encodes MAAEVKVGKNESLDSALRRFKRQIQRAGVLAEARRHEHYEKPSVRRKKKSEAARRKKAR; translated from the coding sequence GTGGCTGCCGAGGTCAAGGTAGGCAAGAACGAAAGCTTGGACAGCGCCCTGCGCCGGTTCAAGCGGCAGATCCAGCGTGCTGGGGTGCTGGCAGAGGCGCGCCGGCACGAGCACTACGAGAAGCCCAGCGTCCGCCGCAAGAAGAAGTCGGAAGCGGCGCGGCGCAAGAAGGCGCGCTAA
- a CDS encoding protein of unknown function (Evidence 5 : Unknown function), with product MSRPPLFWLPTCRGLPPAPPPGRPPRWPYAWSDDPRAAGRAAVLAWAGPPEAGPGPGPWVLAIRGHDPAAFARWRWSRQAGRPADWELPWPRGAGDSGWAVLDRFLAEAGPADRLIWYRDPGCPLEPLARALGEILAVTPAGWTPWLALETLGPSAAEYLTARFPRVQLAHPGWEDLPLFARAGAGSGRPVLVWPRLGGRPRPLDLAVRPYLPPAP from the coding sequence GTGAGCCGTCCGCCGCTTTTCTGGCTGCCCACCTGCCGCGGGCTGCCGCCCGCTCCGCCGCCGGGCCGTCCGCCCCGCTGGCCTTATGCCTGGAGCGACGACCCCCGGGCAGCGGGGCGCGCCGCGGTGCTGGCCTGGGCCGGCCCCCCGGAAGCGGGGCCGGGCCCCGGTCCCTGGGTGCTGGCCATCCGCGGTCATGACCCCGCCGCCTTCGCCCGCTGGCGCTGGTCGCGACAGGCAGGGCGTCCCGCCGACTGGGAACTGCCCTGGCCACGCGGAGCCGGTGACTCCGGCTGGGCGGTTCTGGACCGCTTCCTGGCCGAAGCCGGCCCGGCCGACCGCCTCATCTGGTACCGGGACCCCGGCTGTCCCCTGGAGCCCCTGGCCCGCGCCCTGGGGGAGATCCTGGCCGTAACCCCCGCCGGCTGGACGCCCTGGCTCGCCCTTGAGACCCTGGGCCCCTCCGCGGCCGAGTACCTGACCGCCCGTTTCCCGCGCGTGCAGCTGGCCCATCCCGGCTGGGAGGACCTGCCTCTCTTCGCCCGTGCCGGCGCCGGGAGCGGGCGGCCGGTGCTGGTCTGGCCCCGCCTGGGCGGCCGCCCCCGGCCCCTGGACCTGGCTGTGCGGCCCTACCTGCCCCCCGCGCCGTAA
- a CDS encoding conserved protein of unknown function (Evidence 4 : Unknown function but conserved in other organisms), whose product MGLRERLDEDLKAALRAKDQRRLAVIRGVKAAILAEETKGTRTSLDDDGIVGVLSKEIKQRRDAIPDFRRGNRPDLVEQAEAEIAILEEYLPAPLSPAELEALVEEAVAETGASGPRDMGKVMGWLRPRTRGRADGKAVADLVKARLGG is encoded by the coding sequence TTGGGACTGCGGGAACGCCTGGACGAGGACTTGAAGGCTGCGCTGAGGGCAAAGGACCAGCGGCGGCTGGCGGTAATCCGGGGCGTCAAGGCCGCCATCCTGGCCGAGGAGACCAAAGGCACCCGAACCTCCCTCGACGACGACGGCATTGTCGGCGTATTGAGCAAGGAAATCAAACAGCGGCGGGATGCCATCCCCGACTTCCGGCGCGGTAATCGGCCGGACCTGGTGGAGCAGGCGGAGGCCGAGATCGCCATCCTGGAGGAGTACCTGCCCGCCCCCCTTTCCCCCGCTGAACTGGAGGCCCTGGTGGAGGAGGCGGTGGCGGAGACCGGGGCCAGCGGGCCCCGGGACATGGGCAAGGTGATGGGCTGGTTGCGGCCCCGCACCCGCGGCCGGGCCGACGGCAAGGCGGTGGCCGATCTGGTCAAGGCCCGTCTCGGCGGCTAG